From Penicillium psychrofluorescens genome assembly, chromosome: 6, one genomic window encodes:
- a CDS encoding uncharacterized protein (ID:PFLUO_009080-T1.cds;~source:funannotate), producing MFWRFGGYASISTVDTLLEKPEVTLEELLDEPEIIQELKQHNSKLIEYLREDHVLKRLMDYVTAPSLVNDDDDEGNDIDDDSREKDVPEKEKSDVALSPAEQETKETDSLKDVLDPDDLDKVEKTRLKHAYIACEILSSEAWTILESIMENQSHLRDFWGFLRRPPPLDSLQASYFTKVNETLFDKKTEEMLDFLKTLDGIIPALLQHIDNPMVMDLLLKIISLEKAEGGQGTVDWLKTQELVPTLLAFLTPEYPGSVQTSAGDFLKAIITISANANPNDQSCIGPNSLTRELVSEKCIQQLINSMLGGGNPLTVGVGIVIEVIRKNNSDYDPDNIGGPEAMPTPYDPIYLGDLLRLFAQHIPNFMTLIRSSKHTVSDGFNVKTVDRERLNSAWGAKIEPLGFDRFKTCELMAELLHCSNMGLLNEPGSDEYVLQRDAEREKLIREGAFDPHRDDGSGMDYNDNTADFTNGSAPDSGSPEDLRSSEVHHVGEEDGFEDVGLSGVLVDHDKTETEKSADAPTEPQQTSQPETESSSKSEPEQTAESAANPQSSDRASPTADLADQIGGIKLENEPSNEIQVSTQTVQETSPVTALPEDVPPPLSVTKEEAAESTSAPTDQPQEGEPVQEAELADHSHEESADEYIQLDTDGRPVVGDYLKIMFVENKVVPTILGFFYRFPWNNFLHNVVYDVVQQVFNGPMERGYNRALAIDVFDTGRITTEIVDGQKRSDEAQRTKQIRLGYMGHLTLIAEEVVKFSERHPPELLSRSVMDSVLNPEWIDYVEQTLSETRERDNAILGGVRPDMSVGPRQTVLNNVGSSQSFGTSSALADAGLNGGIGGSGFQGFDINQGGVSGGAFGAGGGTSLLSGFASSSDDEEEDMEDQDDRDSGNAELGDSDNVSTNSTSQPIPILPPPPAPLSLGPSRARRQLAARLAAQKQQVAENADAEGEERKAEGEENRESPWPSRNPFVIAGVDDDAEGGSMFPNTDFASREADQTFSPTFPEPGFSPPDSLSTGSSEDDADGHAEAVRRRVRVPLEVEDDDDDDEMGEMVGPSGTGLVDTDDEDEAIINESLGYSNLTGPARYSNLRRSRAAGSHFEDDDEQNDSSDGEDDGLVEIMVPGRKSSTSN from the exons ATGTTCTGGCGTTTTGGGGGATATGCAAGTATCTCCACTGTCGATACCCTGCTCGAGAAACCAGAGGTCACCCTCGAAGAATTACTGGATGAGCCGGAGATCATCCAGGAACTGAAGCAGCATAATTCGAAACTCATAGAATATTTACGCGAGGACCATGTCTTGAAACGGCTTATGGACTATGTCACGGCACCGAGCCTTGTGaacgatgacgacgacgaaggAAATGACATCGACGACGATTCGCGCGAGAAGGATGTGCCCGAGAAGGAAAAATCCGATGTCGCCTTATCGCCGGCTGAACAGGAAACCAAAGAGACTGATTCGTTGAAGGATGTCCTGGACCCAGATGATTTGGACAAGGTCGAGAAGACCCGTCTGAAGCATGCTTATATTGCGTGCGAGATTCTCTCCTCCGAAGCATGGACCATCCTGGAATCCATAATGGAGAACCAATCACACCTGCGCGACTTCTGGGGATTCCTCCGACGACCCCCGCCCCTGGACTCGCTGCAGGCGAGCTACTTCACGAAAGTCAACGAAACCCTGTTCGATaagaagacggaggagatgttgGACTTCCTGAAGACCTTGGATGGAATTATCCCCGCCCTGTTGCAGCATATTGACAATCCCATGGTCATGGATCTGCTGCTGAAGATTATCAGcttggagaaggccgagggTGGCCAGGGCACCGTGGACTGGCTCAAAACTCAAGAACTGGTGCCCACGTTGCTTGCCTTCCTCACGCCCGAATACCCTGGTTCGGTGCAAACATCGGCGGGCGACTTTCTCAAagccatcatcaccatctcCGCAAACGCAAACCCGAACGACCAGTCGTGTATTGGCCCGAACAGCCTGACCCGCGAGCTGGTTTCTGAGAAGTGTATCCAGCAGTTGATCAACTCAATGCTCGGTGGCGGCAACCCGCTCACAGTGGGCGTGGGCATTGTCATCGAGGTGATTCGCAAGAACAACTCTGACTATGACCCTGATAATATCGGCGGGCCTGAAGCGATGCCTACACCATACGATCCGATCTATCTCGGCGACTTACTCCGTCTATTTGCTCAGCATATCCCCAATTTTATGACCTTGATCCGAAGCAGCAAGCACACGGTGTCTGACGGTTTCAATGTGAAGACCGTCGACCGGGAACGATTGAACTCCGCGTGGGGTGCGAAAATCGAACCGCTTGGATTTGACCGCTTCAAGACCTGCGAGCTGATGGCGGAATTACTCCACTGCAGTAACATGGGTCTTTTGAACGAACCTGGAAGCGATGAGTATGTTCTCCAGCGGGACGCTGAACGCGAAAAGTTGATTCGTGAGGGTGCTTTTGATCCCCACCGCGACGATGGTTCGGGTATGGATTACAATGACAACACGGCCGATTTCACCAATGGATCGGCACCGGATTCGGGCTCGCCAGAAGATTTGAGAAGCTCGGAAGTTCATCACGTGGGCGAAGAGGACGGATTTGAGGATGTTGGTTTATCTGGTGTTCTGGTCGATCACGATAAGACCGAGACAGAGAAGAGTGCCGATGCACCAACAGAGCCACAGCAGACCTCTCAGCCGGAGACCGAGTCCTCTTCTAAGTCTGAGCCTGAGCAGACTGCGGAAAGCGCTGCCAACCCCCAATCGTCTGATCGCGCTTCACCCACCGCTGATCTCGCTGATCAGATCGGTGGGATCAAGCTTGAAAATGAACCATCAAACGAGATCCAAGTCTCTACGCAAACTGTACAGGAGACCTCCCCTGTGACTGCCCTCCCAGAAGACGTACCGCCCCCTCTGTCTGTAacgaaggaagaagcagccgAGTCAACCTCGGCGCCTACCGACCAGCCCCAGGAGGGTGAACCCGTTCAAGAAGCTGAACTTGCAGATCATTCCCACGAAGAGTCCGCAGATGAATACATCCAATTGGACACCGATGGCCGCCCTGTCGTGGGTGATTATTTGAAGATCATGTTTGTGGAGAACAAAGTGGTGCCTACGATACTG GGATTCTTTTACCGCTTCCCTTGGAACAACTTTCTCCACAATGTTGTCTACGATGTCGTGCAACAAGTCTTCAATGGCCCCATGGAGCGTGGCTACAATAGGGCCCTTGCCATCGATGTTTTTGACACAGGTCGGATCACGACCGAGATCGTTGACGGCCAAAAGCGTAGCGATGAGGCCCAGCGCACCAAGCAGATCCGACTCGGCTACATGGGCCATCTCACGCTGATCGCGGAGGAAGTGGTTAAGTTCAGCGAGCGCCACCCGCCAGAGTTGCTCTCACGATCTGTTATGGACAGTGTGCTGAACCCGGAGTGGATCGACTATGTCGAGCAAACCCTCTCCGAAACCCGGGAACGAGACAATGCCATTCTGGGCGGTGTTCGCCCAGACATGTCCGTTGGACCTCGCCAGACCGTCCTGAACAATGTCGGTTCCAGCCAAAGCTTTGGAACCTCTTCAGCTCTGGCGGATGCGGGTCTGAATGGCGGAATTGGCGGTTCCGGGTTCCAAGGATTTGACATCAACCAAGGAGGGGTATCTGGTGGAGCATTCGGTGCAGGTGGTGGTACCTCGCTGCTCAGTGGCTTTGCGAGCtccagcgacgacgaggaagaagatatgGAGGACCAGGACGACAGGGACTCTGGCAATGCCGAACTAGGCGATTCCGACAAT GTATCCACAAATTCCACCAGCCAGCCTATCCCGATCCTGCCGCCACCTCCTGCTCCATTAAGCCTTGGTCCCTCGCGTGCGCGTCGCCAGCTCGCTGCGCGCCTCGCGGCGCAGAAGCAGCAAGTAGCAGAGAatgccgatgccgaaggcgaggaaagaaaggcagaaGGCGAAGAGAACCGAGAATCGCCCTGGCCCTCCAGGAACCCATTTGTGATTGCCGGTGTcgatgacgacgccgaggGCGGCAGCATGTTCCCCAACACGGACTTCGCCTCCAGGGAAGCTGACCAGACTTTCTCGCCGACTTTCCCGGAACCGGGCTTCAGCCCCCCAGACTCGCTATCAACGGGCTCATCAGAAGACGACGCCGATGGCCACGCCGAGGCCGTGCGCCGTCGCGTCCGCGTGCCCTTGGAAgttgaggatgacgatgacgacgacgaaaTGGGTGAGATGGTCGGGCCCAGCGGGACGGGATTGGTGGACActgacgatgaggatgaggccATCATCAATGAATCTCTCGGGTACTCGAACTTGACTGGCCCAGCGCGGTACAGCAATCTACGCCGCTCGCGCGCCGCGGGATCGCactttgaagatgatgatgaacAGAACGATTCTAGTGATGGAGAGGATGATGGACTGGTGGAGATCATGGTTCCTGGTCGGAAATCCTCCACATCAAATTAA
- a CDS encoding uncharacterized protein (ID:PFLUO_009081-T1.cds;~source:funannotate), with translation MSTSASAGSSPALEAHNKLIDWVRSHGGSISDSVQVSQDSTRGVHLQVKADWPDSIPKETRVISTPVGITLSYFNAIDHHHHQSSSNGVSFPSHGVVFPRAFIDAVGPEETMTFFLMGQFLCGESSFWFPYLRTLPQPGQLTTPLFFGEEDVDWIQGTGIPDASVQRFRLWEGRFDESIAKLEEVEFENVDSYTWELYLWASTIISSRAFSSKVLAGAVPDEDLSDGDGVSVLLPLVDLPNHRPLAKVEWRAGEEDVGLLVLEEIAPGQEISNNYGPRNNEQLLMNYGFCLANNPTDYRIVKLGVLANSPLMEAKDRQRQLYPELATPNEDTYYIFSILYPLLARDTPMEHTIVSPALFNALTVMEGNQRERDMIEITESGIRIPPAYGTGHSTLAALSQISFELIAHIALLKDSAEGLPAQPANLNQMHTHIYRNGQIALDQAALIITSWSLTRAREQQRGETGDDIKTLLNDHMARIPADLLSEEILSRIRVRILERESVVPKNGILFRLTELFTLLPTEMQGPSQKHFNHVFDRAAQVIPVVRSVPNLLFGTLLCLLAATYRSQAPLPARLTRWLEFLFEAYPPPSVAGSSLAVDNEIDTLLAAFDEFVTVEDATRWAADDGVTWLVNDSGWLDMNWLRWAWGVVEAETVLVPPEPLQILGGGPVQMLRQACLYVP, from the exons ATGTCAACGTCTGCGTCGGCGGG ctcctcgcccgcCCTAGAAGCCCACAACAAGCTCATAGACTGGGTCCGCAGCCACGGCGGTTCCATATCCGACAGCGTACAGGTCTCCCAAGACTCCACGCGAGGCGTGCATCTCCAAGTGAAAGCCGACTGGCCTGACTCAATACCCAAAGAAACACGGGTGATAAGCACACCGGTGGGGATAACGCTATCCTATTTTAATGCCAtagaccaccaccaccaccaatCCTCCTCCAATGGAGTATCGTTTCCCAGCCACGGCGTGGTCTTCCCGCGTGCATTCATCGACGCCGTCGGGCCCGAGGAAACCATGACCTTTTTCCTGATGGGCCAGTTCCTGTGCGGCGAAAGCAGTTTCTGGTTTCCGTATCTGCGAACGCTTCCTCAGCCGGGCCAATTGACTACGCCGTTGTTTTttggggaggaggatgtagATTGGATTCAGGGCACAGGGATCCCGGATGCGAGTGTGCAGCGGTTTCGGCTTTGGGAGGGGCGGTTTGATGAGTCTATTGCGAAGCTTGAGGAAGTCGAGTTTGAAAATGTCGATTCTTATACTTG GGAGCTCTATCTCTGGGCTTCGACAATTATTTCCTCTCGGGCTTTCTCGTCGAAGGTTCTGGCTGGTGCCGTTCCGGATGAGGATCTCTCTGATGGGGATGGGGTGTCTGTCCTGCTGCCTCTGGTTGATCTGCCGAATCATCGGCCACTGGCCAAGGTTGAGTGGCGggccggcgaggaagacgtTGGGCTATTGGTTCTGGAAGAGATTGCCCCGGGACAGGAAATTTCCAACAACTACGGGCCCCGGAATAATGAGCAAC TGCTAATGAACTATGGGTTCTGCCTCGCCAATAACCCGACCGACTACCGGATCGTCAAACTGGGAGTGCTGGCCAACAGCCCGCTCATGGAAGCCAAAGACCGACAGCGGCAGTTGTACCCCGAGCTGGCCACACCAAACGAGGACACGTACTACATCTTCAGCATTCTCTACCCGCTCCTAGCACGCGATACGCCGATGGAGCACACGATCGTCTCCCCAGCCTTGTTCAACGCACTCACCGTGATGGAGGGTAATCAGCGCGAGCGCGATATGATCGAAATCACCGAGTCCGGGATCCGCATCCCACCCGCTTACGGAACTGGACACAGCACTCTTGCAGCCTTGAGTCAGATCAGCTTCGAGCTGATTGCGCATATTGCATTGCTGAAGGACAGCGCGGAAGGACTCCCAGCGCAACCGGCCAATCTGAATCAGATGCATACGCATATCTACCGCAATGGTCAGATTGCACTTGATCAAGccgccctcatcatcacctcgTGGAGTCTCACCCGAGCAagggagcagcagcgaggCGAGACCGGGGACGATATCAAGACCCTGCTGAACGATCACATGGCTCGCATACCCGCCGACCTCCTGTCCGAGGAAATCCTATCGCGCATCCGGGTCCGCATCCTCGAGCGCGAGTCCGTCGTGCCCAAGAACGGGATTCTCTTCCGACTCACCGAGCTGTTCACTCTCCTCCCGACGGAGATGCAAGGTCCCAGCCAAAAGCACTTTAACCATGTCTTCGACCGCGCAGCACAGGTCATTCCTGTTGTGCGCAGTGTGCCGAACTTGCTTTTCGGGACGCTGCTTTGCTTGCTGGCTGCGACATACCGCTCACAGGCCCCACTGCCAGCGCGTCTGACGCGATGGTTGGAGTTTCTTTTCGAGGCATATCCCCCGCCATCCGTGGCTGGTTCTAGTCTTGCTGTGGATAATGAGATAGATACACTTCTTGCTGCGTTTGATGAGTTTGTGACAGTGGAAGACGCCACACGATGGGCTGCTGATGATGGAGTTACTTGGTTGGTCAATGATAGTGGGTGGTTGGATATGAACTGGCTGCGCTGGGCGTGGGGGGTTGTTGAAGCAGAGACAGTGCTGGTGCCGCCTGAGCCATTGCAAATACTGGGTGGTGGACCAGTGCAGATGTTGCGACAGGCGTGCTTGTATGTGCCATAG
- a CDS encoding uncharacterized protein (ID:PFLUO_009082-T1.cds;~source:funannotate) codes for MISRAAAPSPSSLSHLTSRSLRAQGAAARSFASVQEAPPVRHHGGLQDKDRIFTNLYNHHGADLKSAMKFGDWHRTKDMILKGDDWLISELKASGLRGRGGAGFPSGLKYSFMNFKDWQKDPRPRYLVVNADEGEPGTCKDREIMRKDPQKLIEGCLVVGRAMNANAAYIYIRGEFYHEATVLQQAINEAYQAGYIGKNACGTGYDFDVYIHRGMGAYVCGEETSLIESLEGKAGKPRLKPPFPAAVGLFGCPSTVTNVETVAVVPTIMRRGANWFSSFGRERNAGTKLFCISGHVNNPVTVEEEMSISLRELIEKHCGGVRGGWDNLYAVIPGGSSTPVIPKSVADEQLMDFDALKDSQSGLGTAAVIVMDKSTDIIRAISRLSTFYKHESCGQCTPCREGSSWTMQMMKRMETGNAREREIDMLQELTKQVEGHTICALGEAFAWPIQGLIRHFRPEMEARIREYQEELGGTPYNGGWNPESRAEGKLISPGM; via the exons ATGATATCTCGAGCGGCGgctccctccccttcctccctctcccacctTACTTCCCGCTCCCTCCGCGCCCAGGGGGCGGCCGCCCGCTCTTTCGCGTCCGTGCAAGAGGCACCTCCCGTGCGGCACCATGGCGGGCTCCAGGACAAGGATCGGATCTTCACAAACCTCTACAATCACCATGGGGCGGACCTCAAGTCGGCAATGAAGTTTGGTGATTGGCACCGGACCAAGGATATGATTCTCAAGGGCGATGATTGG CTCATCTCCGAACTGAAGGCTTCAGGTCtccgtggccgtggtggtgctggttTCCCTTCGGGATTGAAATAC TCGTTCATGAACTTCAAGGATTGGCAAAAGGACCCCCGACCTCGGTATCTGGTTGTCAATGCGGACGAGGGTGAGCCGGGAACCTGCAAGGACCGAGAGATCATGCGCAAGGACCCCCAGAAGCTGATCGAGGGCTGTCTGGTTGTGGGCCGGGCCATGAACGCCAACGCCGCCTACATCTACATCCGTGGCGAGTTCTACCACGAGGCCACCGTCCTCCAGCAAGCCATCAACGAGGCGTACCAGGCCGGGTACATCGGCAAGAACGCTTGCGGCACCGGATACGATTTCGACGTCTACATCCACCGGGGAATGGGCGCATACGTCTGCGGCGAGGAGACATCATTGATTGAGTCGCTCGAGGGCAAGGCCGGCAAGCCGCGCCTGAAGCCGCCCTTCCCCGCTGCGGTTGGTCTGTTCGGCTGCCCCAGCACCGTGACCAACGTCGAgaccgtggccgtggtgccCACCATCATGCGCCGCGGTGCCAACTGGTTCTCGTCCTTTGGCCGCGAGCGTAACGCCGGCACCAAGCTGTTCTGTATCTCGGGCCACGTCAACAACCCCGTCaccgtggaggaggagatgtCCATTTCGCTGCGCGAGCTGATCGAGAAGCACTGTGGAGGTGTGCGTGGCGGTTGGGACAATTTGTACGCCGTTATTCCTGGTGGCTCGTCCACGCCTGTGATCCCCAAGTCCGTGGCCGACGAGCAACTCATGGACTTTGACGCCCTCAAAGACTCACAGTCCGGTCTGGGCACTGCCGCCGTCATCGTCATGGACAAGTCCACCGATATCATCCGCGCCATTTCCCGTCTGTCCACCTTCTACAAGCACGAGAGTTGCGGCCAGTGCACCCCCTGCCGCGAGGGCAGCAGTTGGACCATGCAGATGATGAAGCGTATGGAGACGGGTAACGCCCGCGAGCGTGAGATTGATATGCTGCAGGAGCTCACCAAGCAGGTCGAGGGCCACACCATCTGCGCTCTCGGCGAGGCCTTTGCCTGGCCCATCCAGGGTCTGATCCGTCACTTCCGgccggagatggaggcccGCATCCGCGAGTACcaggaggagctcggcggTACTCCCTACAACGGTGGCTGGAACCCGGAGAGCCGTGCAGAGGGCAAGCTGATCTCCCCCGGCATGTAA
- a CDS encoding uncharacterized protein (ID:PFLUO_009083-T1.cds;~source:funannotate) yields MNHTQDPAVKPDGVMESVTRRREDAHADKKQQSTETTDTITHINDNPVTMMDQLTEAAAAAACGDSDPSAQEAQKETTPTAARQQEEEPHSAFSKHEKRFIVVMVTLASFFSPLSGQIYYPVMPTLVENYHLTTALVNLTITTYMILQGLAPSFMGTLADSGGRRPAYILAFTVYTAANIGLALQNSFAALLVLRCVQSAGSSGTVAFGYGVIADIATPAERGTYIGPMAVGVMIAPALGPVIGGLLAKFLGWRSVFWFLVIISGGYLVLFTATMPETARKIVGNGSVPPREWWRMSLLQYWASRRQSRNRDDKGNEDRLEDDGSDAQQHHRSTRISFPNPLDSFAILLEKDAIIIISYVGLVMFSNIALLTSVPNLFGGLYGFNELQIGLCFIPLGVSACIGAMLNGKLVDYNYRRVARKLNFSVDRKKGDDLRAFPIERTRLQTVFPLMALGIVAFLPYGWVLEQRAPLAAPLVLQFIIGLCFISALNTLNTLLVDLFPDRASTAAAACNLVRCWLGAVGAAVIDQMLVGMGWGWCFGFLGLLMATALVLLWLENERGMQWREQRLAKIEVKKNQKDRIVQV; encoded by the exons ATGAACCACACACAAGACCCGGCAGTCAAGCCGGATGGCGTTATGGAGAGTGTAACACGACGCAGAGAGGACGCGCATGCCGACAAGAAGCAACAAAGCACCGAGACGACAGATACAATCACCCATATCAACGACAACCCCGTTACCATGATGGACCAACTCAcggaagcagcagccgcagcggcatGCGGAGACTCAGACCCGTCAGCACAAGAAGCACAAAAGGAGACCACCCCAACAGCAGCAAGAcagcaagaggaagagccaCACTCGGCCTTCAGCAAGCACGAAAAGCGCTTCATAGTGGTGATGGTAACACTGGCCTCATTTTTCTCCCCGCTATCAGGACAGATCTACTACCCAGTGATGCCGACGCTGGTAGAGAACTACCACCTTACGACCGCGCTGGTCAACCTCACCATCACGACGTACATGATCCTGCAGGGCCTAGCACCTAGTTTCATGGGCACATTGGCCGACTCCGGCGGGCGACGCCCGGCATACATCCTCGCATTCACGGTGTACACAGCGGCGAATATCGGGCTCGCGCTGCAGAATAGCTTcgcggcgctgctggtgctgcgctGTGTGCAGAGCGCCGGCAGTAGTGGGACTGTGGCCTTTGGGTATGGCGTTATCGCTGACATTGCCACTCCTGCTGAGCGCGGCACGTACATTGGTCCCATGGCGGTGGGGGTGATGATTGCTCCTGCGCTGGGACCTGTGATCGGTGGGCTGCTGGCGAAGTTTTTGGGGTGGCGCAGTGTCTTCTGGTTCCTGGTGATCATCAGCGGAGGGTATCTGGTTCTCTTTACGGCGACCATGCCAGAGACAGCGCGCAAGATTGTTGGAAATGGCAGCGTTCCGCCGCGAGAGTGGTGGCGCATGTCGTTGCTTCAGTACTGGGCTTCGCGACGACAAAGCAGAAACCGTGATGACAAGGGCAATGAGGACAGacttgaagatgatggctccgacgcgcagcagcatcaccgGTCCACGCGAATCTCATTCCCGAACCCACTGGACTCATTCGCCATTCTGCTGGAGAAagatgccatcatcatcatctcgtACGTTGGGCTAGTTATGTTCTCCAACATTGCACTGTTGACATCTGTACCGAACTTGTTCGGCGGATTATATGGATTCAACGAGCTGCAGATCGGCCTATGCTTCAT TCCTCTAGGTGTCAGCGCCTGCATCGGTGCCATGCTGAACGGCAAGCTAGTCGACTACAACTACCGCCGGGTAGCGCGCAAGCTCAACTTCTCAGTAGACCGGAAAAAAGGCGACGACCTACGCGCATTCCCGATCGAGCGCACGCGGCTGCAAACCGTCTTCCCGCTGATGGCGCTCGGGATTGTGGCCTTCCTGCCATACGGCTGGGTGCTGGAGCAGCGAGCTCCGCTAGCGGCACCGCTGGTTCTGCAGTTCATCATTGGATTGTGTTTCATTTCTGCGCTGAATACGCTCAACACGTTGCTGGTGGATCTCTTTCCAGACAGGGCGTCCACAGCGGCGGCCGCATGCAATCTGGTGCGGTGCTGGCTTGGAGCTGTCGGTGCGGCGGTGATTGATCAGATGTTGGTGGGGATGGGCTGGGGGTGGTGTTTTGGGTTTTTGGGGCTGTTGATGGCAACGGCTTTGGTGTTGCTTTGGTTGGAGAATGAGCGTGGGATGCAGTGGCGGGAGCAGAGGCTGGCTAAAATtgaggtgaagaagaaccagaagGATCGGATTGTGCAAGTGTAG